The DNA window GTTTAAATAACAGTGGAGAGGACACAAAGGCAAAATCTCTTAAGATGGTAAAACACAAAATCTAGAGGGGTAAAAATTTGGGCAGAATTAAAGTTGTACTGACAGCAAACTCTGTTCTGGTTCAGCTTCTGATTTCCCAACGGAGTCACCACATGTGATCTGGCACTGGTTTTAtacttcctgacacaacccagGCTTGGGATCAGCACTCATGATCCCCTGAAGGTGGGTTGGTGTTTCCTTGTGGTCTTGAAACGACACTATTAAAGTGAATGTGTTAACAGCTACATTTGGAGCCAGGTTAACCAGCAACAGGCCCATTAACAGTTGCTGTTTTACTATTATAAACAGAGGGGGATAACACAGCGAAAATATTGATATAAACATAtaacaattattatttttttttttttttaaaaagaagaaaaaaagagcttttcTTAAGAAAAGCGGCTATCATTAAAGATCAAGTCTGAGAGCTACTGGAGCAGCTGAGCTATGGCTCTTTTGCAATCAATTTCTCCCACGGCAACTATTAGCTGTTAAGATTTCATATTTTTGTAGAACACTGCGTATTGCACAAACAAGTGGTGCCACATCACCTGTGAAAACCAATAATACTTTAGGAATAAATTGAACATTTCCATTGTTCAATTTATTTAGTTGTTTACTTTTTCAAAGCGATTACAAACAAATAAGAAAGAAGCAGAAGCTTATAGATGGCTAAATAtactagtaaaaaaaaaaaaataaaaataatgataataatgaagaaAAGAGAGATGCTGTTAAATGAActcattttccttttcaaatAATAAATGTAGAGAACAAGGCCAGATAAAAGTATGCTTTTTTCATGAGTAAGCCATTTATGTCTTAAAAGACAAAGAtcataaagacaaagaaaatatacagacaaaaataataatataaaaataattgtaCTCGTTTTCCTTCATTGTCTTATCCAAAGTGCCTGCATATATAAGCATTTAACAACAAGGGAGGAAACAGCTGGGGCcaaatctttgttttctgtggAACTTGGACTAAAACTTACAGACATGCAAGTTTAGTACATTAATGTACACATTACATATGTACAATTATGATTCTGTGAAATTACCAAAAGAATCCATGAAATTGTTCCAGTAAGAGTCAATTTAATAGTATACTGTGTATCATGCACTatacaaacatatatatataaactggCATTCATCATCTCTTGAGTCACCATCATGTTCACCTCTTTTTTAAGATTTGTTAGCTGAGTGCTCTTTTCATTCAGTCGAGGCTCTCAGAATGTAAACAGTCTCTTTGTGGCTTGCAGAGGTTTACTGAGTTTTTGGGACATGCCAGCATGGTTCAATAAATTATCAATTATAAATTAAAAACttgtcattttaaatatatgAGGCTCTAAGAGAAGAATAGGGAATTCCTCAGATCAAAGGTGGGACTTACCTGGGAACTTGAGACAAGCAGGTCTCAGAACTTCTATGATGGAATAATCTTCATACACGACGTCTTGGACCAACAAGCTGTAAATATAAATCACTTTCCACTCTGGATGTTCGGTACCTGTTCGGAGTGATGACTGACTTTATCCACTGACATGAAAAGCATCATTTTACCAGAACCTGAGAAAACTGTTCACCTTCATTCATCAGAGTGGAAAAAGCATTAAGTCCACTCATGTGCAGTATCACTAAACTGTTGAATGTTTAAGTCAAACTTTGGGCTATTGGGTTTTatgctaaaataaaaacacgaGCAATATGTGAGTTTGTTCACCTTCTGGATTCTTTGTTGCTTTATTTGAAGTGCCCTTTGGATGGGATATacatagaaaattaaaaaacaacaacaaaaaaaaaacaacctccaAGGCACTAGCTGGAAAGCAACACATGTAATATCAATATTCTTACAGCAAGGTCACATTTAATCTataaaactgaagtttttaattttttttaaatatttttttatttactatattaaaacatttaatttattatattaaaaacacagacaaaacagcaacaaaaatctTGAGTTTTTGAATTACTCAGCGTGTTGGCTTCAATGTTTGACAGTCCTCTCAGCTGCTCCTTGTTGAGGAGCTATAttgctctgtctttctctttaaaATACTCTAATGGTGTTCTGTTGGATTCAGATGCGGTCGTCTCAGTTTAAACTATTTTCTTCCTATGGTACTTTTGGCAGTGACAATCTTTTTTGAAAATTCTGGAGACTTGGAGTCATCTTGTCAACCAGTAATTTATCTAAAGacatttatcaagatatcaagAAACATTCCCCCAACACTTCATCCAGCCACAGGTCATCACAGTCCCACCTCCCTGCCTCACTGCTGGGACTGTATTCACTGTGGTGGTCTTGGCCCAGCTCATGCTAAACATGCTGGAACAAATCTAGGGAAAACAAATTCATCTGTCATCTGACTAAGAAATCTGCTCCTACTAAGCATCAGGCTTCTTCTCATGTTCGTAACAGTCTTGTGCTGGAGAAAGACTTCCTGTTCGTTGTGGTGAACGTTATGTGAGTCATCTAAAACACGTGGCTGTGTTTTCTTCAAGAGCTAGACCGTGCAAGAGAACAGCTACTGTGGTTTGATCTACTTCTTCTGATTATTTATGTATCTGTTCTTTTGCTGATAGACacccataaataaataaactgtacGTTCTGATGCTCATGTTAATGGATCCAGGCTAACTGGAGATCAGAGGACTCATTTTGGTTTCAATAATCAGATTTTCTGACTTGTCACTGATCTTTttgttgtggtcagaagtttacatacatCATGGGTATGAACTCTACCAAATCTGCCAAGAAGAAGGGAGAAATTTACAGCTGGAAATGTCAGCTACCAAAGTGTCTGGTTCAGCTGCAGGTCGATAAAGGAAATTTAACCAAATGTTATTGCGGGGGTACGTGTAAATTTGAAAAGCTCTATGTAcacttttgaccctgtgtggattagtgaagatccaaaataaattcaaacttgggAACACACAATTCATGTTTGTAAAGTAATTAAAGATGACACCCCAGAAActgaacagttcaaagaaataattaaaagccCCAGATTTCAATGACATTCATGCACACGATGACTCGTGTGTAagcttctgaccacaactgcgtttgtttgtttttgtgcttatgaatattttatgtttttgttttatttttatgtggtgGAAATATTTCACTCGTGAACCGCTTTATATTTCAGTGATATTGCACACGGGTATTCTCACTTCTGTATATGGCAGCTTAGCGTGTAAAGTTTTATATTTCAGTCTTTCATTTTTAAGCCCATTATATGAAACAGGCTCATCATGGTAGCAGTTATTCATCATACGAGAAATGGTGTTCATGACTGATGACAAAACCCTGCACCTTTATAAATCTATATACATTTTCAGTGGtgggaaaaaagaggaaaatttccacagaagcaaaaagaaaggaaattaaaaaagaaataaaatacaataaaacaggaaattattGTGCCCCATTAGGCTCCTACATTGCTGCATATTCAAATCAACCGtagaacttttttttcctttaaggtgttcatattttttttttaaatcttaagaAAGATGAACTTTTctgtaaaataaagacaaagcaGATATGTAGGGCCAAGAAAGGagaaaacattttaagttaATGTTTAAATAAACTATTCTATGTTGTATAAGTGGACAGATTTTACTCTGTAgtcagaccccccccccccccccaccccaccccacccccgtATTACATCAGGTGAGGTACAGTCCAATAGCAGATCTGAAATGGCTGCAGCAGTGAAAATGCTGACTGATATGCAGAGCATAAAAACAGTCATGTTGTCTGTATTCACGGTAAGAATCTGGGGGGAAAAACCAAATCTGAGCAGCAGTCAAATTTGTCTGTTCTgataaataagaaaacaaagcagcagtgGTCAACATTGTCAATAATCAATTTCAGGAATAATGGACAGCAGCACATAATCAATGCCTGAAAGTAGTGATTAACACAGTCATCATTCCACAATGGGCGTAGGATTCGAGCGCCTCCGTTTAAGAAGAGGCACACAAGCCACCTGCTAACACAGGTAATAGGTCCATCTGTTTTCAAGCAAGTGGCATTAACGCACTTTTTGtcctctcatttcttttttaCCCTGCTGTAAAAGATCACTACcaaccaaaaacacacagggCAAATTACACAGAGTACCACTTAGATATCTCCATGTCCCCTTCACTGTGTGAGAGAGCGAGGATGCTGGACGGGTGAGGGGTGAAGCAAACTGCCGAATGCCTGGAAGTGTGACGGGAGGACAGCGGTtgaggatgatgaagaggacGGCAGGCTAAATTCCACCTGCAGCATGTGGGAAGCACTGGCCCCACCGCTCACTGTACCACAGTCAGGGCCCTCAGAAAGTAAATGTTCGCCACGCATGTGCAGCTGAAAGAAACAAGAGTTTGGGAGCCCGTGGTTGTCGTGGAGGGCCGGAGAGTTCCCGCAGGCCCACTGGGAGGTCTCAGCAAAGAGCTGAGACTGGAGCTGGACTGGAGCTGAAGGACAACAACTATCTGAGCCAGATTCCTGCAGGCCGTCTATGGGcgggagagagaaaggacatCCGAACAGCTGCTGAGGACACTCGTCGCCGCACAGCTCTGACAAGCCCATCACCAGCTCACCATCTGGACAGACGTATAGAAATTCACAGGACGACAGATTAATAAAACCTCCGTTACTGTTGTCATATATTCTAGGGTGTATGTTTGATGTCTATGGTTACAATGGCATCTGAGGAGTGCTTTTGTGCTCTTCTAGCGTACCTATTTCTACTACAGAGTACCcagcaaacatttaaacagctggCGGTCTTTTCTCGAACGATAGTCATAGTTCCAAAATGAAAGTTGAACCGATATCACGAATGTTACCTTCACATCAGCACCAACTTCAACCTTCACAGTTCTTCCTAATATAAACGAGGTTCTTGTCGAACGTCCTTGTTAGATTTTCAAGCACGAGAaagtttgtgtttaaaaattctgttttacTGTCTATTTATTGATCAGAATAAAGGAAACAGAAATTAAATTCTCTCAAGAAAAGCatgagaagaaaagaagaaacctTAGTGGTGACTCAAACTCGTGACCTCACGCTTTCAGGTCGAACTTCATGTTTGAATGAAGCATTCCTGAGTTTATGACGTTGACGTCGCAGACAGAGAGGGAATAATTGTCCAATGTGCTAAGTTCACCAAGCAACAAATGAAAAGGATTTTAGATTTACGAAACTGAAAACAACTtaaaagtgttgtttatttcaaacatttaaaaagattCCAGGAGCACTACTCTGTGAGTACGTGACGATGTAAAATCCACGGAAATATTCATGTGGATATCTGGTCACAACCACATATTATTTGtgaaaaaataatgaataagtAATAAAAATGGCTATCATTCCATCTTTGCAATAATTTAATATTCATTTCTCACTGTTTAAGAGACGAGCCGACGTCACTTTTGTTCTATGCGGAAACAACATCTGCATCCATCGCTCTACATCGGCGTCGTACCCCAACCTGTTCTGACCAGGGACGCGACGTCGCAGTTTGAACCATGTTTGCTGGGTAATCTCCTCAAACATCCTCCCCATACATCTTCCTGGGATGTAtcaaacaacaaattaaaactgGGCATTATGAACTATCTGAAATATCTACACAACTCTGTTTACTGCATGTTTTATACTGTGAATTCTACACATGCCGTGCTATGTATATCAGCAAGCCActgcaataaatgcattttttcttAGCAAATGTAACTGTAGAAGTTTTGCTACACTGagtttgaattttattttaatacagaagtcttattttgaaaagacGTGATGGTATATAAGAGAAAAACTGTATTTGAAAAAACTTTTTCAAACGCCAAggggaaaaagcaaaaagcaatattttaaataatatctCCAACATTATTCAGACATTATTTGCAAATGCGGTAATTATTACACAGTCAGAGGAGGCTGTTTACACTAGAcctgtttctttcctttctcATTAAACTTTGTCTATTTATTTGTCTGGTTATTTCCCAGTGACCACATTATTTTAGTTTTCTGTACTCATCCTCTTTACCTGCAGGCTGCTCAACCTGCTGTCTGTGGCCTGAGTGGACTGAGGTCATGGCTTTAAGAGAAAACGGGGAGTTCGTCTGCGCCTGGGGCGGCCCTCTTCTTCTGGAGCACCATCAACATGCACAACATGCCCaagcgcgcacacacagacacacgcgcaCACGTGCATACATGCgagcaaaaacacaacacaaaacaaatgtaTACCATGAAAATATTGGGGAAAACAAAGGAAGGGAGACATAAAATGTTTCATATGAGACAGGGATAATAAATATGTCAAAATAAACAGGAAGAATATATAAACAAACAGGAAATCAATGGAGCCCATGTATAACATGACTGAAAGATGATTTGGCATGTATGTTTCACATGGCATGTAAATGGTTTATGTACAAAAAGATGGGTAAACATACATAGCTTCAGCTGTATCAGACACTGAAACGTCAATGTGGCAAACTTTTCTGTTtatctactttttcttttgtgaagaagaagaagaagcttgtGTCTTTACTTTGAACTTAGGCCACAGTTAATAACACTTTAGACTGAAGCCTTTGCTTCACTATTATTTGAATATTATTTTAGTTCTCTGTAAGAAAGGACATTTTGTGTGGCAAGAGCTCACCAAAGTAAATATAAAGAGCTTCCATCTGAGCCATCATGTCAGGTGTTTTCTCTGGTTTTTACCTTGTTTGTCCTGGTCCAGGTTCGACTGTGGAGGTAACGGGGACTCCAGCTGCCCTGTGCCCATGGAGCTGTGAGACAACAACCTTGTGGAACTGTTGTTTCCCTCGAGTTCCACAACCTCCCCATCCTGGTCTCCATCCTCCCTGCAACACACAGCAGAACTACTTCCAGCTCTGATAAATTATGTGTTTGCTACCTACAGAGCTCACAGTTTTTACtcagacaatttttttttttataacaaaagTAGTTGTTGTAAAATATGTTCATATAACTTGGATTAACCagctctttgcagaccaccAGCATCATGTCCTTTGAGTTGAAAGACTTTAACAGATAGTTCACAAAAACTTTATTTGCTTACATATCAAGTGAGGTGGAATTTGTCAAAATGCTGTTAAAGTGAAGCAAAAACATGTGGGAATGAAGAATAAGGCCCTTCCAGGTTCCAGTTGTAATAGGTCATCTGGTGTAACCTGATGTAGTTTTAGTGTAGACTTTTTACTTACTTGtactacatttatttaatttatttggtGGACTGGAGAGAGAGCGTAACAATGGTTTAACCTAATAGCGCACTAAAAGCGCGCATCAGGTTTTCTAATTTGCAAGTTAGGTCaacaatttttatttatcatGTTCTTAAAAATTCTGCAACATCTAGACCAGTTTAATCTAAAACTGAGCGAGCCAAGAGATCATCAATACCATCAGGATCACCAGGATCATCAGTAACCCACAGAATATTAAGGAGGCCTTGTCTCATGAAAATACTGCCCAATGGCAgcatgtaaaaattaaaaagtaaggGATTTAGAATTGATCCTTGAGCTACCTGACAGGTCTCACGCTTAGAAAGTAGACCTCTCTGAAGTCCAAAGCCTGTCTGGCAATTTTACAGGAAGTGATTCTAGACATGTACCAAAGTGTAAATTAGCACTTCCTTTACCCAAACTCTACCTCTTTATCAAGTGTCATGAAAATGAGCTTCATAGTTTTTGTATGATTCTGTTatgagacagaaaaacaaaataccaaaaatttttgcaggtgtgtcaaaaaaagcaaaaatgttaaATCTACTTTCAGCTACTCTGGAGAGCATGTTTGATATGGCAGAGTTTGGAAGTACTTCCTGACACATTTCTAAAAGCAGGTATCCCCTTCAAGGCTGTCTCCTTATGCAACACTTTAACACTTCAGAACTGCTCTCTGTAAAGTCCCACTCTGATCACTTGCAGATGTACATTTGCTGGATTTCTGTAGTCCAAACTGTTTCCATTTAGATTTCATTGTGGGGTACAGTACAAATTCACAAAGAGGATCGAGTGAATTTGTTGTCCATAATTAAGATGCAAGTGGACAGATGGGAGCAGCTGGGAGCAGTGCAGTGCTCCACAAGGAGACAAACCTGAAATCCGATGGCTGTTCTTGCTTTTTATGTGCCGTTCTTTCTGATTGCACCTTTTATCTAAAAGACTCTGGTTATCTTCAGATTGGTGTCCCAGCAACACTCACATGCTCCCTGATTGCAGGCTGTACTTCTTGCGGCTCAGCCTGGTAGCCTGCTGAGTAAAGTACTTGTGACGCTCAGACTTCTTCCACATGTAGTAATACTCCACACACTCACCCACTGAGCGTGTTCGTACCTGTGGATAAGAAGAGGTTGTTTTTGCATTAGCGGAAAATAGTCAACACTCTTAAATGAGCATATCAGGTAGCAGGTCATCCTCTGGGTGCTCACCTTATTTGCCTGAATGAGGTGGAAGTTTTTCCCATAAACTCGATACCCATGCTCAAAGTTCCTGCACTCCTCCTCGCTCCAGGAGCAGAGCTCTTCTAAAGACAGCGGACATCAAAAATAAGTTTATAAAGCTACataataattttacatttttacataattgtaattacaatcacataaactaaatacaacagaaaaactgaaatgaaaagtgACACTCTTGATATCATAATCTGTTaattttgttttcctgtttctagCATAATAAAACAGTACTGGAATTAAACTGAAGGCTCATTTCTGATTTGAAGGTCATGAGGTCACATCAGTGAGTTATTCCTTCTCTGCAGTGATGAAGTTGGCAGCTATATTTCCACCGAAATGGTAATGAAACGTCATACTTTGCACCGGAAAAGAACTACACTGGCCTTGGGTTGTTGAATAAGCCTGCATTTCTCTCTTTTATTAAGAATACCATTGATTTTTCATTGACACTGGTATGCTGTTACTGCAGATCTAATTCTAACACAGGCTTTATTGAGAAGACCAGGGGAGGCTGACTTTCAACGACTGCCCTTTTTCATACTCGCTTTTTTGTCATGGATACTTGAAAATGTTGTGGTAACACAACTATTTACACATCTACAGACCGATCAATTCATTTCCCTGAAACAATTCGGCTTTAGACCAAAATattccacagaaacagcaacctGTTATTTTACTAACAGTATTAAGGGCTTTTTTGGTGGCAGTTTTGTGGGGGTGGAATACAAACAAACTTTTGAGAGTCTTGTTATTCTTGATCTAAAAAACGCATTTGACACTGTCAACCGTGATATACCCAAATGTGCAGTGTGTGATGGatgaacaagaaagaaaaatagtgaAACTATTGAAAAACAGAATAGGCATTCCCCAAGGATTGCTACTTGTTCCAATGCTTTGCACTCTGTTTATCAGTGATTTGCCTGCAAGCTACCCAGAGGCTGATGATAAACATTTTacgtttttaataataatttgagaTCCGCAACTCAAATTtgataaacatgaaacaaattcaaagacTGTTAAGACCAATCTGAGCGTTTTCAATCTTATTCAACACTAGATGAACTTTGCGGCAGCCCAGCTGTTTATGCATTCTTTCATATTTTCGCAATTTGTGATATTTTATGACAGTATGGGCCTAAGTATCACCATCTACAACTAAGCACCTTGTATCTTTATATAAACAGACTCTGTAAataatggatttaaaaaaaatacagtccaCTTAGTTTTGATGGTTTCATTCATATCTTTTGTGTTAAAGTAGTTTTTAAATGCAGACTGGCCGCATACATCTAGATACATAAGACGGTGACATCAGTCACTAGGACCATGTTGGACACTGTAAAACACCACATCATAGATCTAAATTTGGACAATCAGCATTCTCCATAATGACCTGTCACCTATTCAGGAGGCCTGACAGGACAAGCCTcctgaaatcaaattaattatAGATATTGAATCTTATTATAAGTCAAATTTTGATTAATGGCAAATAAGAATTATTTGTTAATTTCTGTATCGTTTTATGTgcatttcattatatttatgtttttcccCAGTTATGTCTATTTATTGACTTGTATCTATATTGTATAGTATGGTAAtggttttatgtaactaaatatgataaaattttgtgttttgtgggtATAAATGCCTAACTAGGGTCAACGGTTGAAAATAGGCCACAGTTTCATGTCTGGGAATTCCTCAGTTAAGTTTTGCCCTTGCTAATGGATTAAAAATTTGTATAAAATACTGTAACTGCAAAAACCTGTGACATATGAATGCAATGATTTTCTGATTACTTTTAATTTACATACTATCAATCATTATTACAAACTTATTCTGGGTTGTTCACAAAGGTGTAAAATGCCCAGTTGGGGAAAGTAGGACAACAGGATAGTTCTTACCACTGAATACTTTCACGTTGAAACGAAATCGCCTCAGTGCCTCTTCGACATTGAAGTTGCATTTCACTAACTCATACAGTGCCTGAAGGTTtagaggaaacacaaaaactgtcACTCAGTGAAGACTTACCTCTCTGTTTAAGGCAAGTTAAAGAAAACAAGAACTCTTGATTATGGACATAAAGGCTGACCATGTTTAGCCATGGTCCACTATGAGTTCAGGTAATGCAGACTAAACGAGACAAGTAGAAGAAGTCTTCTGAAACGTCTTAAGGAGATTGGGATGAGGTTAGTAATCCACACATCTGAATAACAAGACAAAAGTAAAATCTTCAAGTACACATATCTAATAATACATGGACTTCTTTTTATCcagctgtttgtttctttcagcGTGTACAGAAGGcacatttattatattttaccACAGCTAAAAACTTGGTTAAGATGAGTCATTCGCCTTTGTGTGGGGGGCAGTTGCGACATTGTCATGAAGGAAGAGTACTTCGTTACTGAAGTGGGGCGCTTACGTGTTACTACAGACTagcttaaacaaacaaaagtagCCAGCAGTGTTTGCTGAGATGTACCTGTTCATTGTCTTGGACAATGACCTCCTCGGTTCCTACTGCCTCCTCCTGGCCACGGGGTCTTTGTGCATTCAGCAAGAACTCCTCCACTTCATGCACTGGCAGAACCCCTGGCCTCCACAACAACTGGTCTTCGGTGCTGTAAGCTAGAGGGTGACAGGCACAGTTTCTCAGACTTACAGCGGACACATTAGGCACGTTTACTTTGTATTGTGTTCGTGTTCGCACTGTGCTTTACATTATGGACTTGAGTACACCTCAGTTTTTCTCAGTGCCTCAGCTCCTCTCTttcacactcactctctctttcaTGCATCAACATGCTTTGAAAGGCAGTCTTGCCGAGCACAATGAGgttgatgtatttttttgtggATGTATTTGGGCGTTTTTTTAGAAGCGGTGACAAATTGTCCTCCCACATTCCTTATAGATTTGTTAATAATGTAACAGCAATTTTTAATGAAGGCAGCACGACCACACTCTGCACACTGAGCTGAGTCCAACAGAACTGTGTTGGGCCTGTATCTTGAAGCAGGTCACAGCACAGTACACATCAATCACACCAACTCTGAGGTGCTTGGACACAGTACTAAACACGTAATCCCCTCTTCCATTAGTACCTCATCCGATCAACTCGCCACGGTTCACCACAGTTTTCAGGATTTTCCATTAGATCATACCTAAAAAAAAGTACCAGGCACAaggtactaaaaaagtacctgCTTGGCCGGGGTTCCAAGTGATCCGAGCAGGTACCAAAATGTGACATCGTCAGACTGCATGCCAACGATTGGCGGGTCAGCGGTGTCACTTAATGAGTCAAGAGAGTCTCCTTCACGAAAATCAACATCGCCATTTTTAAAACCCGGCAACGAGGGAAATGTCTACAGAAAACAACACTGTGGTCCCCGAGTCTGATGAAAAGCCACAGACTGAGCAACAGGTCTACTTCCGAGTCGAGTCCTGGCGAGTCAATCTGAGTAGGTTCTAATAGAAACGGGGTTTTAGATTGATTTGgtgatatatatgtgtatgtattaggggtgcaacgatacacaaaattcacggttcggttcgatactttggtgtcactgttcgatattttttcg is part of the Pelmatolapia mariae isolate MD_Pm_ZW linkage group LG23, Pm_UMD_F_2, whole genome shotgun sequence genome and encodes:
- the mier2 gene encoding LOW QUALITY PROTEIN: mesoderm induction early response protein 2 (The sequence of the model RefSeq protein was modified relative to this genomic sequence to represent the inferred CDS: deleted 1 base in 1 codon), which translates into the protein MQSLWPSGEWRRYSNEGPHLEKQKSLRVLEELEEEKSPRSMKMATPSHTASELPLEELLAFYGYTVSDPEKETCHMAASLPDMTLDKDQITEDLFPGEGGEESLADDLTPSVTSNTSDLLRHIQGGDKDTLVSSSDEDSDDVSIPSNEEQKEIMVGSMYQAKIPPISPYTYQERAYSTEDQLLWRPGVLPVHEVEEFLLNAQRPRGQEEAVGTEEVIVQDNEQALYELVKCNFNVEEALRRFRFNVKVFSEELCSWSEEECRNFEHGYRVYGKNFHLIQANKVRTRSVGECVEYYYMWKKSERHKYFTQQATRLSRKKYSLQSGSMEDGDQDGEVVELEGNNSSTRLLSHSSMGTGQLESPLPPQSNLDQDKQDGELVMGLSELCGDECPQQLFGCPFSLPPIDGLQESGSDSCCPSAPVQLQSQLFAETSQWACGNSPALHDNHGLPNSCFFQLHMRGEHLLSEGPDCGTVSGGASASHMLQVEFSLPSSSSSSTAVLPSHFQAFGSLLHPHPSSILALSHSEGDMEISKWYSV